The genome window TCCCAACACCTCCTCCGGCGTGTAGCCGAAAATGGCCTGCGCCCCCCGGTTCCAACTCCGGATGATGTCTTGAGCGTCCAACCCGACGATGGCATCCGCGGAGTCGTTCGCGACCGTGGCCAGGAAGTGGACCCGTTCATACAGCTCGGACAGGCGCCGCTCCGCCTGGGTACGCAGATCCAAATCCCGGCGCAGGCGTCGCAACAACCACCAGGCGATGGCCGGCCCGACCACGCCGAAGGCCAGCGTCTCCGCCAGGAACCACGCCAGGCTGGTCGGACGCCCGCCCAACGCCCGACTGATGAATTGGTAAGCGATGACGAGCAAGCCCAGGGTGATCGGCCCGATCCACTGCAGCCGCCTCAAACGAGCCACCCAACGGGTCTCCTGCTGTAACGGCATATCCCCTCACACGCGCTCACGCCGACCAACCCACGCAGAGGTAAAGGCGTTCCGCCACTTCCCTTCACGGCGAGGAGGGCAACGGACGGTCCATCGTTCTCCTCAGAACCTCGCGCTCGACACATCTGAGCGCGAGGCCAGGGCGCTTTTCGATCCCACAACGGTTACGTCGACGCGTGGCCACATCGGGGAAGACGGCGCGGAGGAAACCGATACTCACCCACATCATCGCCATCCCGACCATCCCCAAGCCCTCTCTCCATGAATATCCCGAATTTATCTTACATGAACCATACTACTATGTCAACTATTCCCACGCGGGTGACCGGGCTTTTCAAAACTCCAACCTCCAGATAGCGGACGGTCTTCCCCCATGTGAACGGCGCCTGATTCCATTTGACCCTTTTCCCCCTTTCGCTTATAATGATAAAAACGTTTGCGCAATCGATTGCTTCCCGAGAGAAACCCGGAGTTCCCCACTCATGGCGACCATCAAAGACGTTGCGAAACGCGCTGGCGTCTCCGTCACCACCGTATCCCACGTCCTGAACGAGACGCGCTACGTCAGCCCGGAACTTGTAGCCCGGGTGTGGGAGGCCGTCGAAGCCCTGAACTACCAGCCCAATGCGGTTGCGCGCAGCCTGCGCCGTAAGCGCACCCACACCCTCGGCATGATTATCCCGGACAACTCCAACCCCTTCTTCGCCGAGGTGGCCCGGGGGATCGAAGACGTGTGCTTCGACCTGGGCTATAACGTGATCCTTTGCAACTCAGATCAGGATCCTCAAAAGGAGCGACGATACATCGATCTGCTCACGGAAAAGCGGGTAGATGGGATCGTCTTCGTCGCGGCCGGTGACCGGGCGGAGCATCTGGAGGCCGTCCTCACCCGACGCGTCCCGGTGGTGGTGATCGATCGAGAGCTACAGGATGTCCAATGCGACCGTGTGCTCACGGACAACCGAACCGGGGGGCGACAGGCCACGGAACATCTCATCCAGCGGGGTCGCACACGCATCGCCTGCATCGCCGGCCCCTCCGACGTGACGCCCAGTTGGGAGCGGGTCTGGGGCTACCAGGACGCCCTGACGGAGGCCGGCCTTCCCTTCGACGAGCAGTTGATCCGCCGAGGGAACTTCCAGGCCGCCAGTGGGTACAGGGCCATGCGTGAGCTCCTGGCGCTATCCGATCCACCCACGGGCGTCTTCGCCTGCAACGACATGATGGCGATCGGCGCCATCTGCGCCATCAGCGAGGCGGGATTGAGGATCCCGGAAGACATCGCCGTCGTCGGCTTCGACGACATCGCGCTGGCCTCCTACACCAATCCGCCCCTGACGACCGTCGCCCAGCCGCGTCAGGAGATCGGTCGGCTGGCCGCGGAGATGCTCATTGAACGCATCTCGAACCGGAGTCGCCCTCCTCAGCGGCACCTCCTGGAGACCTGGCTGGTCGTCCGTCAGTCCACATGAGGAGATATCCCCGACACCAGGCATATCGGCCAAGGCTACGCACCTATCAGCCCAGGCCGCCAGCTCAATGGAGAGGCTATCGATGAAAAAGCGAGGTCTGCTTCACCCGGAACTGAATCGCATCATCGCCGAACTGGGTCACACGGACACCATCGTCATCGCCGACGCGGGCCTGCCCATCCCACAGGGACCAACCCGGATCGACCTGGCCCTCATCGAGGGGGTTCCACCGTTTCTCACGGTGCTCGAGGCGATCTTGAAGGAGGTCCAGATTGAGGGGGCGACCATCGCCGAGGAGATGGAGGAGATCAGCCCGATCCTCTACGATCAGGTGGTGACGCTGATGGGTTCGACCCCGCTCCGCCGGGTGCCGCATGTCGTCTTTAAGGACCAGACGCGCCTCGCCCGCGCGGTGATCCGAACCGGAGAGTTCACCCCGTACGCGAACATCATTCTAGAGGCTGGTGTGATATTTTAGGTGAGACGATGCCATCAACCAACGGCGGAAAATCCTCCCAACTCGCGGCCGAAGTGGCCCAGCCCACCGACTCACCGACAGCCGGGGCCCAGGCCTCACGGGGGTGGCAGCAGCGCCTGCACGACTTCTTGAGCCGCTTCGGGCTGGTGCTATCCTTCGGCCTGCTGGTCTTCGTCCTGACGCTGCTGTCGGATCGCTTCCTCACCGTCTCCAACACGGTGAACATCCTCCGACAGGCAGCCATCAACGGCATCATCTCCGTCGGGATGACGTATGTCATCCTCACGGCCGGCATCGACCTGTCCGTCGGCGCCGTGCTGGCCCTGGCCAACGTCATCGTCGCCGATTTCCTGGTGCAGGGCGGTCATCCGGGCCTGGCCATCCTCCTGGGCCTGGCGATCGGATCCGGGTTCGGGCTGGTCAACGGGCTCTTCACCACCCGTTTCGGGGTGCCCCCCTTCATCGTCACCCTGGGCACCATGACCATCGCCCGCGGCCTGGCCCTGACCTATACCCAGGGTCAACCCATCACCGGGCTGCCGGAGGGCTTCCGTTTCATGGGCACCGGCTCCCTGGGCCCCCTCCCGATGCCCATCGTGCTCATGATCCTGACGTTCGCCGTAGGCTATTTCGTCCTGAACCGCACCACCCTTGGCGCCTACATCTATGCGCTGGGGAATAATCCCACCGCCGCCCGCTTCGCCGGCATCCCGGTGAATCGCTACACATCCCTGGTGTACATCATCAGCGGTGGGCTCTCCGCCCTGGCCGGGATGATCCTGATCGCCCGCCTGAACTCGGCACAGCCAACCGCAGGGCTCGGCTATGAATTCGACGCCATCGCGGCGGTGGTCGTGGGCGGCACCAGCCTGGCCGGGGGGCAGGGAGGATTGGGGGGCACGCTGCTCGGCGTGCTGATCATCCAGGTCCTGAACAACGGCCTGAACCTCCTCAACGTCTCCTCGTTTTACCAACAGGTCGTCCAGGGCGTGGTGATCGCCCTGGCGCTGCTGTGGCATCGCGCGTTCCGCTGATACCACGAGCGATCACACAGAAAGGAGGATCACGGGAAGATTCACTCAATCAGAGACCGTCGATACGCCATCGGGCCGAATGGCCCTGACATGAAAAACCCAGTATCGAAAAAGGAGGTAGCACCATGAATCGCCGATGGTCATTTACGCTGGTCGCTCTAACGCTTATCGTAGGGCTCCTGGTCGCTTGTGCGCCGCCCACAGCGGCACCGGCACCGCAGGAGAAGCCGGCCGAGCAGCCGAAGCCCGAAAAGATCACGCTGGGGCTCTCCCTCTCCACGCTGAACAACCCGTTCTTCGTCACGCTGCAGGAGGGAGCTCAGAAGGCGGCCGATGAGTTGGGCGTGGAGCTCATCGTGGTGGACGCCCAGGATGATCCGGCCAAGGAGGCCACCAATCTGGAGGACCTGATCCAGCGCGGTGTCGACGCCCTGCTGATCAACCCCACCGATGC of Chloroflexota bacterium contains these proteins:
- a CDS encoding LacI family transcriptional regulator translates to MATIKDVAKRAGVSVTTVSHVLNETRYVSPELVARVWEAVEALNYQPNAVARSLRRKRTHTLGMIIPDNSNPFFAEVARGIEDVCFDLGYNVILCNSDQDPQKERRYIDLLTEKRVDGIVFVAAGDRAEHLEAVLTRRVPVVVIDRELQDVQCDRVLTDNRTGGRQATEHLIQRGRTRIACIAGPSDVTPSWERVWGYQDALTEAGLPFDEQLIRRGNFQAASGYRAMRELLALSDPPTGVFACNDMMAIGAICAISEAGLRIPEDIAVVGFDDIALASYTNPPLTTVAQPRQEIGRLAAEMLIERISNRSRPPQRHLLETWLVVRQST
- the rbsD gene encoding D-ribose pyranase is translated as MKKRGLLHPELNRIIAELGHTDTIVIADAGLPIPQGPTRIDLALIEGVPPFLTVLEAILKEVQIEGATIAEEMEEISPILYDQVVTLMGSTPLRRVPHVVFKDQTRLARAVIRTGEFTPYANIILEAGVIF
- a CDS encoding ABC transporter permease — translated: MPSTNGGKSSQLAAEVAQPTDSPTAGAQASRGWQQRLHDFLSRFGLVLSFGLLVFVLTLLSDRFLTVSNTVNILRQAAINGIISVGMTYVILTAGIDLSVGAVLALANVIVADFLVQGGHPGLAILLGLAIGSGFGLVNGLFTTRFGVPPFIVTLGTMTIARGLALTYTQGQPITGLPEGFRFMGTGSLGPLPMPIVLMILTFAVGYFVLNRTTLGAYIYALGNNPTAARFAGIPVNRYTSLVYIISGGLSALAGMILIARLNSAQPTAGLGYEFDAIAAVVVGGTSLAGGQGGLGGTLLGVLIIQVLNNGLNLLNVSSFYQQVVQGVVIALALLWHRAFR